The Oryzias latipes chromosome 1, ASM223467v1 genome contains a region encoding:
- the LOC101156145 gene encoding melanin-concentrating hormone receptor 1, with protein sequence MDFLNRSNVSAGSANLTTDKDVALHCGASLPVIFGVICFLGIVGNCMVMYTIMKKTKCRAKQTVPDIFILNLSIVDLLFLLGMPFLIHQLLGNGTWHFGAAMCTVITALDSNSQIVSTYILTAMTLDRYLATVHPIRFNYVRTPRVATLVIALVWGLSLLTIIPVWMYAGLMPLPDGLVACALLLPDPVTDTYWFTLYQFFLAFAIPLAIICLVFFKILQHMSTSVAPLPPRSLRVRTKKVTRMAVAICLAFFICWAPYYILQLVHLGVQYPSLAFSYAYNIAISMGYANSCINPFLYIILSETFKRQFARAVRPINRKFRVHPSTTDGGSVSVRMVPEGAQQEPGSREVLPSNVASH encoded by the exons ATGGATTTCTTAAATCGCTCCAATGTCTCAGCTGGAAGCGCAAATTTAACAACAG ATAAAGATGTGGCCCTACACTGTGGGGCCAGCCTCCCTGTCATCTTTGGTGTCATCTGTTTCTTGGGTATCGTAGGGAACTGCATGGTCATGTACACCatcatgaagaaaacaaagtgcCGAGCCAAGCAAACTGTACCGgacatttttatcttaaatttgTCGATTGTTGACCTCCTGTTTCTTCTTGGGATGCCCTTCCTAATCCACCAGCTGCTGGGCAATGGGACCTGGCACTTTGGGGCCGCCATGTGCACGGTCATCACTGCGCTTGACTCAAACAGCCAAATTGTTAGTACCTATATCCTGACTGCAATGACTCTTGATCGTTACCTGGCAACAGTCCACCCCATCCGCTTCAACTACGTCCGCACGCCGCGGGTGGCTACTCTGGTCATCGCTCTTGTCTGGGGTTTGTCGCTGCTCACCATCATCCCTGTGTGGATGTATGCCGGCCTGATGCCCCTCCCGGATGGGCTGGTCGCCTGTGCCCTCCTTCTACCTGATCCAGTCACTGACACATATTGGTTTACACTCTACCAATTCTTCTTAGCCTTCGCCATCCCCCTGGCCATCATCTGCCTGGTTTTCTTTAAGATTCTCCAGCACATGTCCACCAGTGTGGCCCCGCTGCCTCCCAGGAGTTTGAGGGTCCGCACCAAGAAGGTGACCCGCATGGCCGTGGCCATCTGTCTGGCTTTCTTCATCTGCTGGGCTCCTTACTACATCCTCCAGCTCGTCCACCTTGGGGTGCAATACCCAAGCCTGGCTTTCTCGTACGCCTACAACATCGCTATAAGCATGGGCTATGCCAACAGCTGCATCAATCCATTTCTCTACATAATCCTCAGTGAGACCTTCAAGAGACAGTTCGCCAGAGCGGTACGGCCAATTAACCGAAAGTTTCGAGTGCACCCCAGCACCACCGACGGGGGCAGCGTGAGCGTAAGAATGGTGCCAGAAGGGGCTCAACAAGAGCCGGGGTCCAGGGAGGTGCTGCCCTCCAATGTGGCCTCACATTGA
- the LOC101156386 gene encoding ADP-ribosylation factor-binding protein GGA3 isoform X1, which translates to MFSLARTNMADDGESLESWLNKATSPSNRHEDWEYIMGFCDQINKELEGPQISVRLLAHKIQSPQEWEAMQALTVLEACLKNCGQRFHNEVGKFKFLNELIKLVSPKYLGDRTSEKVKTRVIEMLFSWTISLPEETKIREAYQMLKLQGIVLIDPEISADPTLKPPSSPRCKNPVFDDEKKSLQLAELLKSKKPEDLQEANRLIKNMVMEDEVRTRKAAQLRNTLEAANNSVKLLNEMLAHFNLEESTDEDKELIKELYNDCDKLQKKVFQLATESEDNDSHLGEILQASDDLSHVMNSYKTIVEGHKINGESEGVQGKQTSVKQESASTNQSEVLIDLEDFDTERASPSKQEPSSSTSLTDILSGSITAHSCSLSAPSAAPSWLDEELLSLEVSEPSPVLRDSAHRNQGRHLPSSQGFGPDLGLFDTSLASAATLSDFPAELSSSTSACRVTKTTAASSASIPGLLFPTLPAFSSSELRASTLQEPPCSAPTASEAAAAPLSLNVTFPAPPAAPSQLSALSGGVHLPSPPLSPTLQDLPMLDLSASENRGGTIVSSASSITAAIQRCSAPLSTKTAADDSPPLRSLSPVLPMTAIPAATGEEASLTSLFIPLEAIKPSQVSPVTVFDKNGLRVLLHFATNYPPGRPDVLVMVASMLNTSPQPVRNILLQAAVPKMMKVKLQSPSGTELAPFSPILPPPSITQVILLANPLKEKTRMRYKLTFTLEEQPLTEVGEVKEFPPADRWGAL; encoded by the exons ATGTTTTCATTAGCGAGAACAAACATGGCGGATGATGGAGAGTCTTTAGAGTCCTGGCTCA atAAAGCCACCAGCCCTTCCAACAGGCATGAAGACTGGGAGTATATTATGGGATTCTGTGATCAAATCAATAAGGAGCTAGAAGG TCCACAAATCTCTGTCAGGCTTCTGGCACACAAGATTCAGTCCCCTCAAGAGTGGGAGGCGATGCAAGCTTTAACG GTTCTTGAGGCTTGTTTAAAGAACTGCGGGCAAAGGTTTCACAATGAAGTTGGGAAGTTTAAATTTTTGAATGAGCTGATAAAATTAGTTTCACCTAAG TACCTTGGAGATAGAACGTCAGAAAAAGTGAAGACCAGAGTGATAGAGATGCTGTTTTCCTGGACGATATCTCTGCCTGAAGAGACGAAGATCCGGGAGGCATATCAGATGCTGAAGTTACAGG gTATTGTTTTAATCGATCCAGAAATCTCAGCTGATCCCACACTGAAACCACCATCTTCTCCCCGGTGCAAGAATCCCGTGTTTGATGACGAGAAAAAAAGCCTG CAATTAGCAGAACTCCTAAAGAGCAAGAAGCCAGAAGATCTCCAGGAGGCGAACCGTCTCATTAAGAACATGGTCATGGAG GATGAAGTGAGAACACGGAAAGCAGCGCAGCTGAGGAACACATTGGAAGCTGCGAACAACAGCGTCAAACTCCTTAATGAGATGCTGGCTCACTTCAACCTGGAAGAGTCCACTGATGAAGATAAGGAGCTCATTAAG GAGTTGTACAACGATTGTGACAAACTTCAGAAGAAGGTGTTCCAGCTCGCTACCGAGAGTGAAGATAATGACAGCCACTTAG GAGAAATTCTGCAGGCCAGTGATGACCTCTCCCATGTCATGAATTCATATAAGACGATCGTGGAAGGACACAAGATTAATGGGGAGTCCGAAGGGGTACAGGGCAAGCAAACATCTGTCAAACAAG AGAGTGCAAGCACCAATCAGTCCGAGGTTCTGATCGATCTGGAGGACTTTGACACGGAGAGAGCCTCTCCTTCTAAGCAGGAACCTTCATCTTCCACTTCTCTGACCGACATCCTCAGTGGATCAATAACGGCTCATTCCTGTAGCCTCAGTGCACCTTCTGCTGCTCCATCCTGGCTGGATGAAGAGCTGCTTTCTTTAG AAGTCAGTGAACCGAGCCCTGTACTGAGAGACTCAGCCCACAGAAACCAGGGCAGACATTTGCCGTCTTCACAG GGTTTTGGtccagatttgggtctttttgACACCAGTTTGGCTTCAGCTGCAACACTATCTGACTTTCCAGCTGAGCTCTCTTCATCTACTTCTGCTTGTCGTGTGACCAAAACCACAGCTGCCTCCTCTGCAAGCATTCCTGGCCTCCTCTTTCCCACCCTTCCGGCTTTCTCATCATCTGAATTAAGAGCATCCACACTCCAAGAACCTCCGTGTTCGGCTCCGACCGCCTCAGAAGCAGCAGCTGCCCCTCTGTCTCTCAACGTGACCttccctgctcctccggctgCCCCATCGCAGCTCTCTGCTTTATCTGGAGGTGTCCACCTGCCATCTCCTCCCCTCAGTCCCACCTTACAAGACCTCCCCATGTTGGATCTGTCTGCCTCTGAAAA TCGAGGTGGCACCATTGTTTCATCAGCCTCGTCCATCACAGCAGCGATACAAAGATGCTCGGCTCCTTTGAGCACAAAGACGGCGGCAGATGACAGCCCTCCGTTACGCTCCCTGTCGCCGGTTCTCCCCATGACTGCGATTCCTGCAGCTACGGGAGAAGAGGCGTCCCTGACCAGTTTGTTTATTCCTCTGGAGGCCATCAAGCCAA GTCAAGTGTCCCCCGTGACCGTGTTTGACAAAAATGGCCTCCGCGTTCTGCTGCATTTTGCCACCAACTATCCCCCCGGCCGGCCGGATGTGCTGGTCATGGTCGCCTCCATGCTGAACACGTCTCCACAGCCCGTCAGAAACATTCTTCTACAAGCAGCAGTGCCCaag ATGATGAAAGTAAAGCTGCAGTCGCCTTCTGGAACGGAGCTGGCTCCTTTCAGTCCAATTCTCCCTCCCCCTTCCATCACTCAGGTCATTCTGCTCGCCAATCCTCTGAAG GAAAAGACCCGGATGAGGTACAAACTCACTTTCACGCTGGAAGAACAGCCGCTCACTGAAGTGGGGGAGGTGAAGGAGTTTCCCCCCGCTGACAGATGGGGTGCTCTATAG
- the LOC101156386 gene encoding ADP-ribosylation factor-binding protein GGA3 isoform X2 codes for MGFCDQINKELEGPQISVRLLAHKIQSPQEWEAMQALTVLEACLKNCGQRFHNEVGKFKFLNELIKLVSPKYLGDRTSEKVKTRVIEMLFSWTISLPEETKIREAYQMLKLQGIVLIDPEISADPTLKPPSSPRCKNPVFDDEKKSLQLAELLKSKKPEDLQEANRLIKNMVMEDEVRTRKAAQLRNTLEAANNSVKLLNEMLAHFNLEESTDEDKELIKELYNDCDKLQKKVFQLATESEDNDSHLGEILQASDDLSHVMNSYKTIVEGHKINGESEGVQGKQTSVKQESASTNQSEVLIDLEDFDTERASPSKQEPSSSTSLTDILSGSITAHSCSLSAPSAAPSWLDEELLSLEVSEPSPVLRDSAHRNQGRHLPSSQGFGPDLGLFDTSLASAATLSDFPAELSSSTSACRVTKTTAASSASIPGLLFPTLPAFSSSELRASTLQEPPCSAPTASEAAAAPLSLNVTFPAPPAAPSQLSALSGGVHLPSPPLSPTLQDLPMLDLSASENRGGTIVSSASSITAAIQRCSAPLSTKTAADDSPPLRSLSPVLPMTAIPAATGEEASLTSLFIPLEAIKPSQVSPVTVFDKNGLRVLLHFATNYPPGRPDVLVMVASMLNTSPQPVRNILLQAAVPKMMKVKLQSPSGTELAPFSPILPPPSITQVILLANPLKEKTRMRYKLTFTLEEQPLTEVGEVKEFPPADRWGAL; via the exons ATGGGATTCTGTGATCAAATCAATAAGGAGCTAGAAGG TCCACAAATCTCTGTCAGGCTTCTGGCACACAAGATTCAGTCCCCTCAAGAGTGGGAGGCGATGCAAGCTTTAACG GTTCTTGAGGCTTGTTTAAAGAACTGCGGGCAAAGGTTTCACAATGAAGTTGGGAAGTTTAAATTTTTGAATGAGCTGATAAAATTAGTTTCACCTAAG TACCTTGGAGATAGAACGTCAGAAAAAGTGAAGACCAGAGTGATAGAGATGCTGTTTTCCTGGACGATATCTCTGCCTGAAGAGACGAAGATCCGGGAGGCATATCAGATGCTGAAGTTACAGG gTATTGTTTTAATCGATCCAGAAATCTCAGCTGATCCCACACTGAAACCACCATCTTCTCCCCGGTGCAAGAATCCCGTGTTTGATGACGAGAAAAAAAGCCTG CAATTAGCAGAACTCCTAAAGAGCAAGAAGCCAGAAGATCTCCAGGAGGCGAACCGTCTCATTAAGAACATGGTCATGGAG GATGAAGTGAGAACACGGAAAGCAGCGCAGCTGAGGAACACATTGGAAGCTGCGAACAACAGCGTCAAACTCCTTAATGAGATGCTGGCTCACTTCAACCTGGAAGAGTCCACTGATGAAGATAAGGAGCTCATTAAG GAGTTGTACAACGATTGTGACAAACTTCAGAAGAAGGTGTTCCAGCTCGCTACCGAGAGTGAAGATAATGACAGCCACTTAG GAGAAATTCTGCAGGCCAGTGATGACCTCTCCCATGTCATGAATTCATATAAGACGATCGTGGAAGGACACAAGATTAATGGGGAGTCCGAAGGGGTACAGGGCAAGCAAACATCTGTCAAACAAG AGAGTGCAAGCACCAATCAGTCCGAGGTTCTGATCGATCTGGAGGACTTTGACACGGAGAGAGCCTCTCCTTCTAAGCAGGAACCTTCATCTTCCACTTCTCTGACCGACATCCTCAGTGGATCAATAACGGCTCATTCCTGTAGCCTCAGTGCACCTTCTGCTGCTCCATCCTGGCTGGATGAAGAGCTGCTTTCTTTAG AAGTCAGTGAACCGAGCCCTGTACTGAGAGACTCAGCCCACAGAAACCAGGGCAGACATTTGCCGTCTTCACAG GGTTTTGGtccagatttgggtctttttgACACCAGTTTGGCTTCAGCTGCAACACTATCTGACTTTCCAGCTGAGCTCTCTTCATCTACTTCTGCTTGTCGTGTGACCAAAACCACAGCTGCCTCCTCTGCAAGCATTCCTGGCCTCCTCTTTCCCACCCTTCCGGCTTTCTCATCATCTGAATTAAGAGCATCCACACTCCAAGAACCTCCGTGTTCGGCTCCGACCGCCTCAGAAGCAGCAGCTGCCCCTCTGTCTCTCAACGTGACCttccctgctcctccggctgCCCCATCGCAGCTCTCTGCTTTATCTGGAGGTGTCCACCTGCCATCTCCTCCCCTCAGTCCCACCTTACAAGACCTCCCCATGTTGGATCTGTCTGCCTCTGAAAA TCGAGGTGGCACCATTGTTTCATCAGCCTCGTCCATCACAGCAGCGATACAAAGATGCTCGGCTCCTTTGAGCACAAAGACGGCGGCAGATGACAGCCCTCCGTTACGCTCCCTGTCGCCGGTTCTCCCCATGACTGCGATTCCTGCAGCTACGGGAGAAGAGGCGTCCCTGACCAGTTTGTTTATTCCTCTGGAGGCCATCAAGCCAA GTCAAGTGTCCCCCGTGACCGTGTTTGACAAAAATGGCCTCCGCGTTCTGCTGCATTTTGCCACCAACTATCCCCCCGGCCGGCCGGATGTGCTGGTCATGGTCGCCTCCATGCTGAACACGTCTCCACAGCCCGTCAGAAACATTCTTCTACAAGCAGCAGTGCCCaag ATGATGAAAGTAAAGCTGCAGTCGCCTTCTGGAACGGAGCTGGCTCCTTTCAGTCCAATTCTCCCTCCCCCTTCCATCACTCAGGTCATTCTGCTCGCCAATCCTCTGAAG GAAAAGACCCGGATGAGGTACAAACTCACTTTCACGCTGGAAGAACAGCCGCTCACTGAAGTGGGGGAGGTGAAGGAGTTTCCCCCCGCTGACAGATGGGGTGCTCTATAG
- the sumo2 gene encoding small ubiquitin-related modifier 2 yields the protein MADETPMDVVKTEKNEHINLKVAGQDGSVVQFKIKRHTPLSKLMKAYCERQGLSMRQIRFRFDGQPINETDTPSQLEMEDEDTIDVFQQQTGGSPL from the exons ATGGCAGACGAGACGCCCATG gaCGTAGTGAAGACTGAGAAAAACGAGCACATCAACCTGAAGGTGGCGGGGCAGGATGGCTCAGTGGTGCAGTTCAAGATTAAAAGGCACACTCCTCTCAGCAAACTGATGAAAGCCTATTGTGAGCGTCAG GGACTGTCGATGAGACAAATAAGATTTCGATTTGATGGACAGCCCATCAATGAAACAGACACACCTTCGCAG CTAGAAATGGAGGATGAAGATACAATTGATGTGTTCCAACAGCAGACTGGAGGTTCTCCTCTTTAG